In one Nomascus leucogenys isolate Asia chromosome 13, Asia_NLE_v1, whole genome shotgun sequence genomic region, the following are encoded:
- the CST11 gene encoding cystatin-11 isoform X1 — MMAEPWQALQLLLAILLTLMALPYQARKKTFLSVHEVTAVENHAKDILQWITDQYNKESDDKYHFRIFRVLKVQRQITDHLEYHLNVEMQRTTCRKPETTNCVPQEGELHKQVNCFFSVFAVPWFEQYKILNKSCSSD; from the exons ATGATGGCTGAGCCCTGGCAGGCCCTACAGCTCCTGTTGGCCATTCTGTTGACTCTGATGGCCCTCCCCTACCAAGCAAGGAAGAAAACCTTTCTAAGCGTCCATGAAGTGACGGCAGTAGAAAACCATGCAAAGGACATCTTGCAGTGGATCACCGACCAGTATAACAAGGAAAGTGATGACAAGTACCACTTCAGGATCTTCCGAGTCCTCAAAGTCCAGAGGCAG ATCACTGACCACCTGGAGTATCACCTGAACGTGGAAATGCAGCGGACCACCTGCCGAAAGCCAGAGACCACGAACTGTGTCCCCCAGGAAGGGGAGCTTCACAAG caaGTCAACTGCTTCTTCTCAGTGTTTGCTGTACCCTGGTTTGAACAGTACAAAATTTTGAACAAAAGCTGCAGCAGTGACTAG
- the CST11 gene encoding cystatin-11 isoform X2: MMAEPWQALQLLLAILLTLMALPYQARKKTFLSVHEVTAVENHAKDILQWITDQYNKESDDKYHFRIFRVLKVQRQQVNCFFSVFAVPWFEQYKILNKSCSSD; this comes from the exons ATGATGGCTGAGCCCTGGCAGGCCCTACAGCTCCTGTTGGCCATTCTGTTGACTCTGATGGCCCTCCCCTACCAAGCAAGGAAGAAAACCTTTCTAAGCGTCCATGAAGTGACGGCAGTAGAAAACCATGCAAAGGACATCTTGCAGTGGATCACCGACCAGTATAACAAGGAAAGTGATGACAAGTACCACTTCAGGATCTTCCGAGTCCTCAAAGTCCAGAGGCAG caaGTCAACTGCTTCTTCTCAGTGTTTGCTGTACCCTGGTTTGAACAGTACAAAATTTTGAACAAAAGCTGCAGCAGTGACTAG